ATTATGGAGCCAAAGAGCACTACAGGGTAAAACACTCAAAGAATGAATTTTAGCTACGCTACGCTTGCTACTTTACAAGAAGCTAATGGTAAAATCATATCAACGGCATAGAAAACTTTTGGGGATATGCTAAACATAGACTAGCTAAATTTAAAGGCATCAAGAAAGAGAATTTCTTGCTTCATCTAAAGGAATGTGAATTTAGATATAATAATAGTAAAGATACAAAAACTTTCTATCATATTTTACTAAAGATGATAAGAGAGAATCCGCTTAACTTATCTTGAGCCTAAAAGTATTTAAAGCTTGATTATTTTTTATATCCTAAACACCCGATCACTCATGCTCTCATAGTTTTTATCCAGCTACTAATCAACGACGGTATAGGGAGCTTCTCATTTCTCTAGTTTACTACTTCATTGCACGCTAGACCCACTACTCTACTCCACTTGGGTCGCATTGCTGATTTCGCATGAATGCCACATTATCAAAACACTTTTTTTGGTTTATACAATGAATTTTTAATAATACTTACATAAAATACAAAATATAAGATTAAAAAATAAGTAAAAATTAAAAGAGCTTGAAAATAATTCTACAAACCTAAGATTTGAGATACTAGAAAAACTTTTGCTGGATAGCGGATTTGAGTTAAAAAGCATCAAAGGATCTCATCATAGTTTTTCAAACGATAAGTTGCTAATCACTCTACCGTATCATAAACCTATGAAAATTTTTTACGTAAAAGCGGTTTTAAAAGCTACCAAAGGAGAGTAAAATGAAAAAAGATCTAGATTATTACTTAAATTTACCGTATAAAATAGAATTAAAAAACCCACAAAGCGAAGGCGGGGATGGGGCGCGTTTATACCTTAATTTAACGGCACGGCATTTTTCTACGGCGACGGCGAGAGCAAAAATGAAGCCTTAGATGAGCTTGATGCAGCTTTTAGAGCCGCCTTAGAAACTTTTATCCAAAACGGTGTGATGA
The nucleotide sequence above comes from uncultured Campylobacter sp.. Encoded proteins:
- a CDS encoding type II toxin-antitoxin system HicA family toxin, producing the protein MLDSGFELKSIKGSHHSFSNDKLLITLPYHKPMKIFYVKAVLKATKGE